The Pantoea vagans genome contains the following window.
ATGCCGCGAAACAGTGCCAGTCCATCGACGCCCAGTTGGTACGCCATGCTGATCAGCACATCACAGCGCGCATCACTGCATTTGCTGATCGCCTGCTGTACCAGCACCCGCTGGTTCATCTCTTGCACTTTGTTTTCGACGATGCACTGTTTCCATACATCGCCCACCCGTCGCGGTACCTGGAAGATATAGTTGCTGAGTGACGCACCTTTCGGCCCGATGCGGATACCGCCAGCTACGGTGGGAAATCCTTGGGTATCGAGATAAGGCGCCTCACGATAGCCCTCTTCAAAATTCAAAATGGCAATAATCTGGCTCATAGCGTTTCCTCTTTGACGGGCGCAACTGTCTGAAAATCACTGCGCAAAAAATCCAAAAACATAAAGTTTGCTGATCGGTTAGCCACTACAGCGCAACGCTAACCCGGCGTGACGCTCAAGCAGGGCTAAAGAGTGAGCAACACCAAAGTGTTCCGTTTAAAACTGGGAAGGGTTAACGCACGGCATAAAGATGAACATGGGGCAAACAGCAGTTATCGAAGCTGGCGCTTTCGGGTTGAGTGCGGGTGGGGGCCATCACGGCATTGTCAGCACGCGAGTGCGTCTGGCGCTGACAGATTCGTTCGGCACTGCGCAAGGTGACGTTATCAGGTTCAAGACCTAAAGCGCTGTCGATACTGCGTTTGAGACGGCTGAGGGACTGGCGGCGTCGGTGACGGCGAGTGCGCGCGTTCCCGGTGAAGACTGACTTGCCATACTGGATAATCGCCATAACTCCTCCTGTGAATGAGTCTTTGGCGATGGGGTGACTGGCACGGCATGTCGGCATAGGCCGATGCGTCCGTTGAACCGCTGCAAGCATTCGCCATCAGCCAGCCCGGCTGCATTCGCGGCCAGGTATAATCAGAGGAGAGTGAAGTCAGAGGAGAGCTGACGACGCTACAAAGTGCGTA
Protein-coding sequences here:
- a CDS encoding glycoside hydrolase family protein gives rise to the protein MSQIIAILNFEEGYREAPYLDTQGFPTVAGGIRIGPKGASLSNYIFQVPRRVGDVWKQCIVENKVQEMNQRVLVQQAISKCSDARCDVLISMAYQLGVDGLALFRGMLTSITQGDFNGAANAMLDSLWARQTPGRARRHAEMMRSGTYDIYRGLL